The Lycium ferocissimum isolate CSIRO_LF1 chromosome 10, AGI_CSIRO_Lferr_CH_V1, whole genome shotgun sequence genome window below encodes:
- the LOC132033920 gene encoding actin-104-like, whose translation MDIQALVIDNGTGTSKVGFAGDDSPRAVFPSVVGHPRHTGVMVGMGQKDAYVGDEAERRNGILTLKYPIGHRIIRNWYDMEKIWHHTFYNELRVAPEEHPILLTEAPLNPRANREKMTEIMFENFRFPAMYVAIQAVLSLFGNGRTTGIVVNSGDGVSHTVPIYEGHALPHAISRLHLAGRAILDYLMEILCEGLYEGRYIFNNGVDINVMCHMKETIAYVALDFEQEIEKAKNRSSVEKGYELPDGQVINIGADRFRCPEVLFQPSLVGKGPIGIHEKTYNSIMRCDVDIRKDLFANIVLSGGSTMFPGIAERMSKEISALAPSSTKIEVVAPPERKYSAWIGGSVLASLSTFQNMWIPKAEYDECGPAVVHRMCI comes from the exons ATGGATATTCAAGCACTTGTTATTGACAATGGAACTGGAACGAGCAAG GTTGGCTTTGCTGGGGATGATTCTCCAAGGGCTGTTTTCCCAAGTGTAGTTGGTCATCCTCGTCACACTGGTGTCATGGTTGGAATGGGACAAAAAGATGCCTATGTTGGTGATGAAGCTGAGCGTAGAAATGGTATTTTGACTCTTAAATATCCCATTGGACATCGCATAATAAGAAACTGgtatgatatggagaaaatCTGGCATCACACATTTTACAATGAACTCCGTGTTGCTCCCGAGGAGCATCCCATTCTTCTGACTGAAGCGCCACTTAACCCCAGAGCAAACCGTGAGAAAATGACCGAAATCATGTTTGAGAATTTCCGTTTCCCAGCCATGTATGTTGCGATCCAGGCCGTTCTCTCTCTGTTTGGTAATGGTCGCACAACTG GCATTGTGGTTAATTCTGGTGATGGTGTGAGCCACACTGTCCCCATCTATGAGGGACATGCACTTCCCCATGCTATCTCGCGGTTACATCTTGCTGGTCGTGCTATTCTGGATTATCTCATGGAGATTCTCTGCGAGGGTCTCTATGAGGGTCGTTATATATTTAACAATGGCGTTGATATAAATGTTATGTGTCATATGAAGGAAACAATTGCTTATGTTGCACTGGACTTTGAACAGGAGATTGAGAAGGCAAAAAATAGATCTTCAGTTGAGAAGGGCTATGAGCTCCCTGATGGACAAGTCATTAATATTGGTGCTGATAGATTCCGTTGTCCTGAAGTCCTCTTCCAGCCATCATTGGTTGGAAAGGGACCGAtaggaattcatgaaaaaaccTACAACTCAATCATGAGATGCGATGTTGATATTAGGAAAGATTTATTTGCAAACATTGTGCTTAGTGGTGGCTCAACTATGTTTCCTGGCATAGCAGAACGTATGAGCAAGGAAATCAGTGCTCTTGCCCCAAGCAGCACGAAGATCGAGGTGGTTGCACCACCTGAGAGGAAGTACAGCGCCTGGATAGGAGGATCAGTTCTCGCTTCTCTCAGTACTTTCCAAAAT ATGTGGATACCAAAGGCCGAGTATGATGAATGCGGTCCCGCGGTGGTTCACAGAATGTGCATCTAA